One region of Elstera cyanobacteriorum genomic DNA includes:
- the pyk gene encoding pyruvate kinase, with protein sequence MRREGCTRIVATLGPASSSPERIAALIKAGADVFRLNFSHGSHEDHAARYHTVRRVAAEVGRPIGILADLQGPKLRIATFAEGKVELTAGQRFRLDLDLTPGTATRVGMPHPEIFAAIAPGQDLLLDDGKVRLRIVENGTDFAETEVITGGPLSNRKGVNVPHAIIDLAALTEKDRTDLAFALELGVDWVALSFVQRPQDVAEARKLVGGRAGVLSKIEKPSAIDHLDDIITLSDALMVARGDLGVEMPPEDVPALQRRIVRAARRAGKPVVVATQMLESMITAPTPTRAEASDVATAVYDGADAVMLSAETAAGQYPIEAVSIMERIICRTERDSLYRSLMMAEVPTHDETASDAVAAASAQVAETIKAAAIVTFTSSGLTALRVARERPSTRILALTARPETAQRLALVWGLHPVVCDDCREFDDMVAIACRVARETEMAHAMQKLVVTAGVPFGTPGATNILRIVRVEG encoded by the coding sequence ATGCGTCGTGAAGGCTGTACCCGAATTGTCGCTACCCTGGGTCCGGCCAGTTCCAGCCCGGAAAGGATCGCCGCGCTGATTAAGGCCGGGGCGGATGTGTTCCGCCTGAACTTCAGCCACGGCAGCCACGAGGATCACGCCGCCCGCTACCATACCGTTCGCCGCGTTGCGGCAGAGGTTGGGCGCCCGATTGGTATTCTGGCCGATCTGCAAGGCCCGAAGCTGCGCATCGCGACCTTTGCCGAGGGCAAGGTGGAGCTAACGGCGGGGCAGCGCTTTCGCCTCGATCTCGACCTCACGCCAGGCACGGCCACGCGCGTTGGCATGCCGCACCCCGAAATTTTTGCCGCTATTGCCCCAGGCCAGGATCTTTTGCTGGATGATGGCAAGGTTCGCCTGCGGATTGTCGAAAACGGCACCGACTTTGCCGAGACGGAGGTCATTACCGGCGGGCCGCTGTCGAACCGCAAGGGCGTGAATGTGCCCCATGCGATCATCGATCTGGCCGCCCTGACCGAAAAAGACCGCACCGATCTGGCCTTTGCCTTGGAATTGGGGGTGGATTGGGTCGCCCTGTCCTTCGTGCAGCGCCCGCAGGATGTGGCGGAAGCACGCAAGCTGGTCGGGGGCCGCGCGGGGGTTCTGTCAAAGATCGAAAAACCGTCGGCCATCGATCATCTCGACGATATTATCACCCTCTCTGATGCGCTGATGGTGGCGCGTGGCGACCTTGGGGTGGAAATGCCGCCGGAAGATGTGCCGGCCTTGCAGCGTCGCATCGTCCGCGCCGCCCGCCGCGCCGGGAAACCGGTGGTCGTGGCAACCCAGATGCTCGAATCGATGATCACCGCCCCGACGCCGACGCGCGCCGAAGCCTCGGACGTGGCGACTGCCGTTTATGACGGGGCGGATGCGGTGATGCTCTCTGCCGAGACGGCGGCGGGGCAATATCCGATCGAAGCGGTCAGCATTATGGAACGCATCATCTGCCGGACGGAGCGCGACAGCCTTTATCGGTCGCTGATGATGGCTGAAGTGCCGACCCATGACGAAACCGCGTCCGATGCCGTGGCCGCCGCGTCGGCCCAAGTGGCGGAAACCATTAAGGCCGCCGCGATTGTGACCTTCACCTCCTCGGGCCTTACAGCGCTGCGGGTGGCGCGTGAACGGCCCAGCACGCGCATTCTGGCGCTGACCGCCCGCCCGGAAACAGCGCAGCGCTTGGCGCTGGTGTGGGGGCTGCACCCCGTGGTCTGCGACGATTGCCGCGAGTTCGACGATATGGTGGCTATTGCCTGCCGGGTCGCGCGGGAAACCGAGATGGCCCATGCGATGCAGAAGCTCGTGGTGACGGCGGGTGTTCCCTTTGGTACGCCGGGGGCTACGAATATTTTGCGTATCGTGCGGGTAGAGGGGTAA